One genomic window of Syngnathoides biaculeatus isolate LvHL_M chromosome 13, ASM1980259v1, whole genome shotgun sequence includes the following:
- the emilin2a gene encoding EMILIN-2 — MGAAEPLRWALFTLFCNCFTHGFPPPPSYDPFHAAGVVHRHRNRNWCAYVVHKNVTCAVQGSVESFQEPVVAPCPPYVTNCPHEVTYKTRFRPTYKIAHKTVTELEWRCCPGYQGPSCRDLKPTPERQIVQGTQPYGPSNTGYPNRHVQRPERRETGHHETNDKVHLLENEVQRLSQTVLDLQSALKEITTNLRADLQEDTKNMLVTLFNNMQPPDSAVVPGPEDSPAVLDGHQASRGGIAGDKVLEKLEGRLDDINDALKSKEETLEDLRGMITSHEGQIRVLMDASQSQTPAMMELDVVQSYVDGKVEKLKNELDQTMKEQLDKIQAACSSKIQTLQKTCEDSRDQGLDSLTKLVDDKEADLRKEIRALRVDMTAADGPSRTQRQTDPMKEEKDHSDHKDLWIEIDRITEAYRILNARIDNELIHLSEPREDNNDLSPLMEELEARLNITEQNAETHCFYIEEKLTRIITEEVASLRQVLDERLNTMEDQFTSMLVEMSNNSFPGMFGHSMDNVQVQVNNNKFLLQGLDDKINAVGELCSAGCSGSEAAAVEGSSPKGLEIIWKDLRRYRNDLDALHTDVEANTDKLQQLLEGVERESAETEKQSRNMDNLQKGLTKVQDNFVGLAGAVTGLSDSLSKYNQDMVKINSTCCQAGESSPGRPVLGGQPDANARHVEELRNRIEALGQQVSADVSQRQRVEGRVTILEKVCNRLDGIPTHIEELKGSLERMNTTCRRHTADITELHNSLRRFQTQLSTMARQVSKDVAAKDPGVLLRPEPPASSPDPSRGRVHQIHIPLIIPPPRQPARTAPRSQPATPQWPGSHGAPEMPGKPVVESGEAGPPGYVRRVTVRRGSENSAGPPITGFAGAPGYPPVQPVSFKPERNPPTGPLAAKVPWNPSHRAPVESLGVPVERIALAEPFSFSAGLTLQPFSGEFGIIRFDKVLLNDGGHYSPHTGLFTVPQDGRYLVSGLLTAQRGESAEAVLSVSQRSIQRLRTSSASARDACGCGGSVSFSLVVPLRRGDRVGLLRTAGRLATAEAREVFSTFSALFLYGPPAQRR; from the exons aTGGGTGCGGCAGAACCGCTGCGGTGGGCGCTTTTCACGCTCTTTTGCAACTGTTTTACGCACGGCTTTCCTCCGCCACCTTCCTACGATCCGTTCCACGCCGCCGGAGTGGTGCACAGACACAGGAACAG GAACTGGTGCGCCTACGTAGTGCACAAGAATGTCACCTGCGCCGTGCAGGGCAGCGTGGAGAGCTTCCAGGAGCCCGTGGTGGCCCCCTGCCCGCCCTACGTTACCAACTGCCCCCACGAAGTCAC ATACAAAACCCGGTTCCGGCCCACATACAAGATTGCCCACAAAACGGTCACAGAATTGGAGTGGCGGTGCTGTCCGGGCTACCAAGGACCCAGCTGTAGAGATTTGAAACCCACTCCAGAACGTCAGATTGTGCAAGGGACTCAGCCCTACGGCCCGTCAAATACTGGATATCCAAACAGACACGTACAGA GGCCTGAGCGCAGGGAGACGGGTCACCATGAGACAAATGACAAAGTGCACCTTCTGGAAAATGAAGTTCAGCGCCTCTCCCAGACAGTCCTGGACCTGCAGTCCGCCTTAAAAGAGATAACCACCAACTTGCGCGCAGACCTGCAGGAGGACACTAAAAATATGTTGGTGACCCTCTTCAACAACATGCAGCCTCCAGACAGTGCAGTGGTCCCAGGCCCTGAGGACAGTCCTGCCgtcctggatggccaccaggcGTCCAGAGGCGGGATAGCCGGAGACAAAGTCCTAGAGAAACTCGAAGGCCGCTTAGATGATATCAACGATGCCCTCAAAAGCAAGGAGGAGACACTAGAAGACCTGCGAGGGATGATAACAAGTCACGAGGGGCAGATTCGTGTCCTGATGGACGCCTCGCAATCGCAGACTCCGGCCATGATGGAGCTCGACGTTGTGCAGAGCTACGTCGACGGGAAAGTGGAAAAGCTGAAGAACGAACTGGACCAGACTATGAAGGAACAGTTGGACAAGATACAAGCTGCATGTAGCAGCAAGATCCAGACCTTGCAGAAGACCTGCGAGGACAGCCGCGACCAAGGTTTGGACAGCCTGACCAAACTGGTGGACGACAAGGAGGCCGATCTAAGGAAAGAGATCCGGGCTCTGCGGGTGGACATGACAGCCGCGGACGGCCCGTCACGAACACAGCGCCAGACGGACCCGATGAAGGAGGAGAAGGACCATAGCGACCATAAAGACTTGTGGATCGAGATCGACCGCATCACAGAAGCTTACCGCATCCTGAATGCTCGTATCGACAACGAGCTGATACACTTGTCTGAACCCCGGGAGGACAACAATGACTTGAGTCCACTGATGGAAGAATTGGAGGCCCGCTTAAATATTACGGAACAAAATGCGGAGACTCACTGCTTCTACATAGAAGAGAAACTGACGCGAATCATCACGGAAGAAGTGGCGTCGCTGAGGCAAGTTCTAGACGAGCGTCTGAACACCATGGAGGACCAGTTTACCAGCATGCTGGTGGAGATGAGCAACAACTCCTTCCCAGGGATGTTCGGCCATTCCATGGATAACGTGCAGGTCCAAGTCAACAATAATAAGTTCCTCCTCCAGGGTTTAGATGACAAGATCAACGCCGTCGGTGAGTTGTGTTCTGCAGGGTGCTCGGGCTCAGAAGCTGCAGCGGTTGAAGGAAGTTCACCTAAGGGCCTGGAAATCATTTGGAAGGATCTCCGTCGCTACAGGAATGACCTGGATGCCCTTCACACAGATGTTGAGGCGAATACAGACAAGCTCCAGCAGTTGTTGGAAGGCGTCGAAAGAGAATCAGCGGAGACCGAGAAACAGTCCAGAAACATGGATAACTTACAGAAGGGGCTGACGAAAGTCCAAGATAATTTTGTGGGACTGGCCGGAGCAGTCACTGGATTGAGTGACTCCTTGAGCAAGTACAACCAGGATATGGTTAAAATAAACTCAACATGCTGCCAGGCCGGGGAAAGCAGTCCAGGGAGGCCGGTCCTTGGCGGCCAACCTGACGCGAACGCCCGCCACGTGGAGGAGCTGAGGAACCGAATTGAAGCACTGGGCCAACAGGTGTCGGCTGATGTGAGTCAGCGTCAACGTGTGGAAGGACGGGTGACCATACTCGAGAAGGTGTGCAACAGGTTAGACGGGATCCCCACTCACATCGAAGAACTGAAGGGTAGCTTGGAGAGAATGAACACCACCTGCAGACGTCACACCGCCGACATCACTGAACTGCACAACTCCTTGCGGCGGTTCCAGACGCAGCTTTCTACCATGGCCAGACAGGTCTCCAAAGATGTGGCTGCCAAGGATCCAG GAGTTCTCCTGAGACCAGAACCACCAGCATCCTCTCCGGATCCGAGCAGAGGCCGAGTTCACCAAATCCACATCCCCCTCATCATCCCTCCGCCCAGGCAGCCCGCGAGGACGGCCCCCCGCAGTCAGCCGGCCACCCCCCAGTGGCCCGGAAGCCACGGCGCCCCCGAGATGCCCGGCAAGCCCGTGGTTGAGTCGGGCGAGGCGGGACCGCCCGGGTACGTGCGCAGAGTGACGGTGAGGAGGGGCTCCGAGAACTCAGCCGGCCCGCCCATCACTGGGTTTGCAGGAGCACCAG GATATCCTCCCGTGCAGCCAGTATCCTTCAAACCCGAGAGGAACCCCCCTACAG GTCCGCTGGCCGCTAAAGTACCCTGGAACCCATCGCACAGAGCTCCAGTTGAATCGCTCG GCGTTCCGGTGGAGCGCATCGCCTTGGCCGAACCGTTCTCTTTCTCGGCCGGCCTCACCCTGCAACCTTTCTCGGGGGAGTTTGGCATCATTCGCTTCGACAAGGTTCTGCTCAATGACGGCGGCCACTACAGTCCTCACACAG GACTGTTCACGGTCCCGCAAGACGGCCGCTACCTGGTCTCCGGCCTCCTGACGGCACAGCGCGGCGAGTCCGCGGAGGCGGTCTTGTCCGTGTCCCAGCGCAGCATCCAGAGGCTGCGGACCTCGTCGGCGTCCGCCCGGGACGCCTGCGGCTGCGGCGGCTCCGTCTCCTTCAGCCTCGTCGTCCCCCTGAGGCGAGGCGATCGCGTGGGCCTGCTGAGGACGGCGGGCCGGCTGGCCACCGCCGAGGCCCGGGAGGTCTTCTCCACCTTCAGCGCCCTCTTCCTGTACGGACCCCCGGCCCAGCGAAGATAG